The Bacteroides fragilis NCTC 9343 genome includes the window TGCTGTGCAGTGCATTCGGGCCAATGCCGGTGACTGGAAGAAATATACGTTTGAGCTAACTCCTGATAAAACCGATGAAAATGCACGCCTTGCTATTTATCTGGAAGAGAAAGGACGCATTCAGGTAGACATGGTCACCCTTATGAACGGCGCGGACCGTCAGTTTTGCGGGTTGCCGCTGCGTAATGACATCGGGCAGGCAATGGTGGATCAGGGTTTACGCTTTCTCCGCTATGGCGGCACCATGGTCAATGCACCTGAATACCGTTTTAAGAAGATGATTGGAGACCGTGCGGAAAGACCTCCTTATAAAGGTCATTGGTATACGTATTCTACCAACGGTTTCGGAATTGAGGATTTCCTTCATTTTTGTGAGAAAGCCGGATTTATGCCTGCTTATGCAGTGAATGTAGAAGAGTCGGCGCAGGATATGGCGGATATGATCGAATACCTGAACGGATCGGTAGATACGAAGTGGGGTAAGAAGCGTGCAGAGAACGGACATCCTGAGCCTTACGGGTTAAAATATCTGGAAATTGGAAATGAAGAAGTTATCTGGGGAGATATTGAAGCCGATTATCAGCATTATATCGATCGATTTAATGATATTTATGAGGCTGTTCATGCCAAGGATCCGGAAGTGCAGTTTATTCATTCTGCCTGGTGGCGTCCCGAATCACCTAATATGGAGAAAGTATTTAAAGCACTTGATGGTAAAGCAGCCTATTGGGATTACCATCCTTGGACGGATGATCTTGGCAGTCACGTAAATATAGACCGGGAGTTGACGGATATGAAAGCTAAATTCCTGAAATGGAATCCGAAGACAAGTATGCGTTGTGCTATTTTCGAAGAAAACGGTAATCTGCACAACGTTCAGCGCGCCATTGTGCATGCTACTGTTCAGAATGTGGTTCGTCGCCATGGTGATTTTATTCTGACCACCTGTGCGGCCAATGCTCTTCAACCCTATTTGCAAAATGACAACGGCTGGGATCAGGGACAAATTTTTTTCACTTCGGGACAGGTTTGGGGTATGCCGACTTTCTATGCACAGCAGATGTCTTCGGCCCATCACCATCCGCTGCGGTTGTGGAGTGAGACAGTGGGAGAACTGGATATGACGGCCACTACGAACGAGGCACGCGATGAAGTGATTCTTCATGTAGTCAACACTTCCTCTGAAGTGCGGGAGACTCAGGTTAGTCTGTCCGGTTTCATTCCGAAAGGGAATATGGAAATATATACGCTGAGTGGAGAGTTGAATGATGAGAACCTTCCGGATACGCCTACATGGATTCTGCCGAAAGCTACCTGGAAGCAGGCTCCCGGATCTGATTTTACCTATTCATTCCCCGGTTATTCGTATACGATTGTTGTACTTAAAAAGTGAGTTGTTTTTATGAAAATAGGATATCTTAAACCGGGTATTCTGCTTCTCGTCCTGTTATTCTCTTTCCGTCAAGATCTTTTTGCCAAGAAGAGAATCACTTCGTTGAAGTGTGAATACATTGAAGCGCCTTTAGGACTTGATGTGCAGCGCCCGCGTCTGATGTGGAAAGTGGACACTTCCGATGTGCCCAGTAGGCAAACGGCCTATAGGATTTTGGTCTCTTCTACTCCGGAACTGTTGCGACAAGGAGAGGCTGATATCTGGGATTCCGGCAAACAGAAGTCGGATGAGCAATTGGTTTCTTACGCCGGGAGTACGTTGCGTCCTCACACCCGATACTGGTGGAGGGTAGAAGTGTGGCTGAATAATAAGAAGGTCGTTTCGGAACCTATGTGGTTTGAAACCGGAAAATTTTCGGCAACGGATTGGGAAGCTTCTTGGATTACCGATGGGTATGATAAAGACTACGAACCCTCTCCGATGTTTCGTAAAGTGTTCGATGTTTCCAAAGAGGTTGCTTCTGCCCGTTGCTATATAAGCGGTTTGGGGTATTACAGGCTGTCCTTTAACGGGAAGGCTGTCAATGATCATGCACTCGATCCGGGGTTTACGGATTATAGTAAGCGGGTGCTTTATCTCACGTATGATATTTCCGGACTGCTCCGGCATGGTAAAAACTGTATAGGGGTTCAGTTGGGCAATGGCTGGTTCAATGAGCAAACTCCTGCCGTGTGGCACTTTCATGAGGCACCCTGGCGAAAGCGCCCGCAAATGATTGCTGAGATACATCTCTGTTATACTGATGGCAGCAAGGATATCATAACGACCGATACTTCATGGAAGACATCTACAGGACCGCTCCTGTTTGATAATCTTTATGTAGGCTCTTTCTATGATGCCCGTCTGGAACAGAAAGGGTGGGATACGGAACTTTTTGATGATGTCTCTTGGCAACATGCTAAATTGACTGCGGCACCTGCCCCACTGATCGAAGCACAGAAGATGCCTTCCATTACTACAGCAGATACTCTTTCTGTAGTGTCTGTCAACTGTATCAGTGATACTTGCTACGTGTTCGATATGGGTATCAACACAGCCGGAGTTCCCCGTTTGGAGATAAAAGGAGAACGCGGAACCCGGATTCGTTTAAGGCATTCCGAGATGCTTCAGAAAGATGGGAATATCGACCAGCGTAATATTGACATGCACTTACGTCCTCGCAACAAACGTGAAATTATCCAGACGGATGAATATGTCCTGAAAGGAGAGGGGGTGGAAACTTTTATTCCACCATTCACGTATCACGGATTCCGCTATATAGAACTGACCTCCGATCGTCCCCTTACTGTTGCGGACGTGAAACTTCAAACCCTCAGGATGCATAGTGACGTGGCTGAAGTGGGGAGTTTCAAATGTTCCGATCAGTTACTCAATACTATTTTCAATATTTGCCGAAACTCATATCTGAGTAATCTGTTCGGGATACCGACCGATTGCCCCACTCGTGAAAAGAATGGATGGATGGCGGATGGCTTTATGGTGCAGGAGGCGGGTATGTTCAATTATGACAGCCGGAATGTATATGCCAAGTGGGTGAAAGATATGATCGATACGCAGGAGGCGAATGGCAATGTAGCCGGTATTGCCCCGACTTCCCGGAGGTGGGATTCCAACTGGGCGGGGCCGCTTTGGGATGCGGCCATCTTCATTGTGCCCTCTTATCTTTATCGTTATACCGGTGATATCGAAACCATGCGTCAGGTGTATCCGGCTGCCGAACGTTATCTGAAGTATATCGAAACGACGGAAGATGAACGGGGATTGATTAATCATGGATTGGGTGACTGGTTGTTCTATAAGGCTGAAACACCGGTCGATTTTATGGCTACCGGTTTTGTGTATTGGGACAACCTGATGATGGCACAGATGGCTGAACTTACCGGACGTGTAGAAGACAGACAAAAGTATCTGGCAAAAGCCGAAGAGCTTAAGAAACGGATTAACGATCATTTTTTTGACTCTCAGACTGTGTCTTATGCGAATAAAACGCAACTTTCATATGCCTTGCCGCTTTATCTTCATAT containing:
- a CDS encoding family 16 glycoside hydrolase, which produces MKINCLLALALSASSLAAQDAVIRVDAGKVENKITPYLYGACMEDVNHEIYGGLYDQKIFGESFEEPVSMDNFIGFTRCEGVWKLQDGQLSVQAHPGAKLVYDDTQLSDGTVGVDLKFTNGTSSSNNAGLLLRVGEYGGGADNFDGYEVSLFADGKRLLLGKHLHNWQELKTTPVDVDPMQWNRMEVKLDGDELVILLNDCEVLRFEDRDTGLRNGKVAFRNWGADVSYRSLTIGSNTPVKLLTKATPQVSGMWDAFADLTAAAVYKQIADKPFHGRYAQEIEYLVGTGKVGIANRSLNRWGISVRQGEKKTGSLYLKGKAEVRVALQSVDGEKEYAVQCIRANAGDWKKYTFELTPDKTDENARLAIYLEEKGRIQVDMVTLMNGADRQFCGLPLRNDIGQAMVDQGLRFLRYGGTMVNAPEYRFKKMIGDRAERPPYKGHWYTYSTNGFGIEDFLHFCEKAGFMPAYAVNVEESAQDMADMIEYLNGSVDTKWGKKRAENGHPEPYGLKYLEIGNEEVIWGDIEADYQHYIDRFNDIYEAVHAKDPEVQFIHSAWWRPESPNMEKVFKALDGKAAYWDYHPWTDDLGSHVNIDRELTDMKAKFLKWNPKTSMRCAIFEENGNLHNVQRAIVHATVQNVVRRHGDFILTTCAANALQPYLQNDNGWDQGQIFFTSGQVWGMPTFYAQQMSSAHHHPLRLWSETVGELDMTATTNEARDEVILHVVNTSSEVRETQVSLSGFIPKGNMEIYTLSGELNDENLPDTPTWILPKATWKQAPGSDFTYSFPGYSYTIVVLKK
- a CDS encoding glycoside hydrolase family 78 protein; amino-acid sequence: MKIGYLKPGILLLVLLFSFRQDLFAKKRITSLKCEYIEAPLGLDVQRPRLMWKVDTSDVPSRQTAYRILVSSTPELLRQGEADIWDSGKQKSDEQLVSYAGSTLRPHTRYWWRVEVWLNNKKVVSEPMWFETGKFSATDWEASWITDGYDKDYEPSPMFRKVFDVSKEVASARCYISGLGYYRLSFNGKAVNDHALDPGFTDYSKRVLYLTYDISGLLRHGKNCIGVQLGNGWFNEQTPAVWHFHEAPWRKRPQMIAEIHLCYTDGSKDIITTDTSWKTSTGPLLFDNLYVGSFYDARLEQKGWDTELFDDVSWQHAKLTAAPAPLIEAQKMPSITTADTLSVVSVNCISDTCYVFDMGINTAGVPRLEIKGERGTRIRLRHSEMLQKDGNIDQRNIDMHLRPRNKREIIQTDEYVLKGEGVETFIPPFTYHGFRYIELTSDRPLTVADVKLQTLRMHSDVAEVGSFKCSDQLLNTIFNICRNSYLSNLFGIPTDCPTREKNGWMADGFMVQEAGMFNYDSRNVYAKWVKDMIDTQEANGNVAGIAPTSRRWDSNWAGPLWDAAIFIVPSYLYRYTGDIETMRQVYPAAERYLKYIETTEDERGLINHGLGDWLFYKAETPVDFMATGFVYWDNLMMAQMAELTGRVEDRQKYLAKAEELKKRINDHFFDSQTVSYANKTQLSYALPLYLHIVPEAYRERLAENLHKIIAANDYSLDFGFIGSVMVPDVLAETGYAETAYRMLTKTTLPSWGYWIKETGATSLYETWDVTRRIGDASLNHPSMGAVSAWMYKYPAGIRLSPDAPAFKKILIQPCFLSDLDFVEASHESMYGTIRVDWRREEGKIRLHLVLPSTAMATVVLPGQKPKAVKGGEHIFVIPE